In Nocardia sputorum, a single genomic region encodes these proteins:
- a CDS encoding ClpP family protease, with translation MSTYTIPNVIAQHPRGGERITDIYSHLLAERIVYLGTPIDSGVANALIAQLLHLESESPEQEINLYINCEGGDLSSMLAVYDTMQHIQSPVQTTCVGQAIAVGAVLLAGGEPGRRAMLPHARVVLHQPAARGQGTIPDLILQADELVRMRAEIESILSKHTGQTVERLRRDTDRDRVFTASAAVEYGLVDQVLGRRD, from the coding sequence ATGAGTACCTACACCATTCCCAATGTGATCGCGCAGCATCCGCGCGGCGGCGAGCGGATCACCGACATCTACTCCCACCTGCTCGCCGAGCGCATCGTCTACCTCGGCACGCCGATCGACTCGGGCGTCGCCAACGCGCTCATCGCGCAGCTGCTGCACCTGGAGTCGGAAAGCCCGGAGCAGGAGATCAACCTCTACATCAACTGTGAGGGCGGGGATCTGTCGTCCATGCTCGCCGTGTACGACACGATGCAGCACATTCAGTCGCCCGTGCAGACCACCTGCGTCGGGCAGGCGATCGCGGTGGGCGCGGTGCTGCTGGCGGGCGGCGAACCCGGCCGCCGCGCCATGCTCCCGCACGCCAGGGTGGTGCTGCACCAACCCGCCGCGCGCGGGCAGGGCACGATTCCCGATTTGATCCTGCAGGCCGACGAACTGGTGCGCATGCGGGCGGAGATCGAGTCGATCCTGTCCAAGCACACCGGGCAAACGGTGGAGCGGCTACGGCGCGACACCGATCGCGACCGGGTCTTCACCGCGTCGGCCGCGGTCGAGTACGGCCTCGTCGACCAGGTCCTGGGGCGGCGGGACTAG
- a CDS encoding alpha/beta fold hydrolase, whose product MSTEPTSPTIVLVHGAFADSSSWNGVIERLRAQGHSVIAAANPLRGLDSDAAYVASVLDTVEGPCVLVGHSYGGSVITVAAAGKSNVEALVYIAAFIPDEGESALQLTDKFPGSTLGPTTRAAAYPLPGGGTGTELYIRQEEFHRQFAADVPAATGELMAATQRPVALDALQQPATATAWRDIRSFALLTSEDKNIPVEAQRFMAQRAGADVVEVSASHAVSVSAPDVVCELIARAAAK is encoded by the coding sequence GTGAGCACCGAGCCCACCAGCCCGACCATCGTGCTTGTCCACGGCGCGTTCGCCGACTCCTCCAGCTGGAACGGGGTCATCGAACGGTTGCGCGCACAAGGACATTCCGTCATCGCGGCCGCCAATCCGTTGCGCGGCCTCGACAGTGACGCCGCCTATGTTGCCTCGGTCCTCGACACCGTGGAAGGGCCGTGCGTTCTGGTCGGCCATTCCTACGGCGGGAGCGTCATCACGGTTGCCGCCGCCGGGAAGAGCAATGTCGAAGCGCTCGTCTACATCGCCGCTTTCATTCCCGACGAAGGCGAGAGCGCGCTGCAATTGACCGACAAGTTCCCCGGATCGACGCTCGGGCCGACCACCCGGGCCGCGGCCTACCCGCTTCCGGGCGGGGGCACCGGCACCGAGCTCTACATCCGGCAGGAGGAATTCCACCGGCAGTTCGCCGCCGACGTGCCCGCCGCCACCGGCGAGCTGATGGCCGCGACCCAGCGGCCGGTCGCCCTCGACGCCCTGCAACAGCCCGCCACCGCAACCGCGTGGCGGGATATCCGGTCGTTCGCGCTGCTCACCAGCGAGGACAAGAACATTCCGGTGGAAGCGCAGCGGTTCATGGCGCAGCGGGCGGGCGCCGATGTCGTCGAGGTCTCGGCCTCGCACGCGGTCTCGGTGTCGGCTCCCGACGTGGTCTGCGAGTTGATCGCCCGAGCCGCCGCGAAGTAG
- a CDS encoding heavy metal-binding domain-containing protein, with amino-acid sequence MSGPGGRCGSGPAALIAMRFDCNEIAGTMSEVAAYGTAGLIKPVTQPS; translated from the coding sequence GTGTCCGGACCGGGTGGTCGGTGCGGTTCCGGGCCGGCCGCGCTCATCGCGATGCGCTTCGACTGCAACGAGATCGCGGGCACCATGAGCGAGGTGGCGGCCTACGGCACCGCCGGGCTGATCAAACCTGTGACGCAGCCGAGCTAG
- a CDS encoding phosphotransferase family protein, protein MNAPDAAAVRAEDAFDVAAMHAWLAERVPGLSEPPEVRQFSGGASNLTYLLRYPDRDLILRRPPGGTKAASAHDMGREFLVQQRLRPHYRYVPRMVARCADPEVIGSEFYVMERVAGTILRGDLPEGTSLSPDQARRLSTAAFDCLIELHQVDPVAAGLTEIGRGAGYVGRQVAGWSRRFVNARTDNVGDFAAVMTWLDANQPADVATTVIHNDFRLDNLVLDPSGSGAIVGVLDWEMATLGDPLMDLGGALAYWVQADDDEVMRASRRQPSHLPGMLTRAQIVEHYCARTGRSAENWPFYEVFGLFRLAVIAQQIYYRYHHGQTTNPAFKDFWMLINYLEWRCRKVAGLT, encoded by the coding sequence GTGAACGCTCCGGACGCCGCCGCGGTCCGCGCGGAGGACGCCTTCGACGTCGCCGCGATGCACGCCTGGCTCGCCGAGCGGGTACCGGGTCTGAGCGAGCCGCCCGAGGTGCGCCAGTTCTCCGGAGGTGCGTCGAATCTGACGTATCTGCTGCGCTACCCGGATCGCGACCTGATCCTGCGCCGCCCGCCGGGTGGCACCAAAGCGGCATCCGCGCACGACATGGGCCGGGAGTTCCTGGTGCAGCAGCGGCTGCGTCCGCACTATCGCTACGTGCCGCGGATGGTGGCCCGGTGCGCCGATCCGGAGGTGATCGGCAGCGAGTTCTACGTGATGGAACGGGTGGCGGGCACGATCCTGCGGGGCGATCTGCCCGAGGGCACCAGCCTGTCCCCGGACCAGGCGCGACGCCTGTCCACCGCGGCGTTCGACTGCCTGATCGAATTGCACCAGGTGGACCCCGTCGCCGCCGGGCTCACCGAGATCGGGCGGGGCGCGGGCTATGTGGGCCGTCAGGTCGCGGGCTGGTCGCGGCGCTTCGTGAACGCCCGCACCGACAACGTGGGCGATTTCGCCGCGGTGATGACCTGGCTGGACGCCAACCAGCCCGCGGACGTCGCCACCACCGTCATCCACAACGACTTCCGTCTGGACAATCTGGTGCTGGACCCGTCGGGCTCGGGCGCGATCGTCGGCGTGCTCGATTGGGAGATGGCGACGCTGGGCGATCCGCTGATGGATCTCGGTGGTGCGCTGGCCTACTGGGTGCAGGCGGACGACGACGAGGTCATGCGGGCCTCCCGCCGTCAGCCCAGTCACCTGCCCGGCATGCTGACCCGCGCGCAGATCGTCGAACACTATTGCGCGCGCACCGGACGTTCGGCCGAGAACTGGCCGTTCTATGAGGTCTTCGGGTTGTTCCGCCTCGCCGTCATCGCCCAGCAGATCTACTACCGCTACCACCACGGACAGACCACGAATCCGGCGTTCAAGGACTTCTGGATGCTGATCAACTATTTGGAGTGGCGCTGCCGGAAGGTCGCCGGGCTGACCTGA
- a CDS encoding helix-turn-helix domain-containing protein: MSEHPRLHSIPGGRDDRQQDMRTPPEPLWREVLGEQLRTLRQDRSETLVETARRAGISPQYLSEVERGRKEPSSEMIAALAGSLGTTLGELTGQVADQLRARRRIALLRRPAPRSGTGPTLMALAA; the protein is encoded by the coding sequence ATGAGCGAGCACCCGAGACTGCACTCGATTCCCGGTGGACGCGACGACCGGCAGCAGGACATGCGGACACCGCCGGAACCCTTGTGGCGCGAGGTGCTCGGCGAACAGTTGCGCACGCTGCGGCAGGACCGCAGCGAGACGCTGGTCGAAACCGCTCGCCGGGCGGGCATTTCCCCGCAGTATCTGTCGGAGGTGGAAAGAGGGCGCAAAGAGCCCTCGAGCGAGATGATCGCCGCCTTGGCCGGCTCCCTCGGCACCACACTGGGCGAACTCACCGGCCAGGTGGCCGACCAGCTGCGGGCCCGGCGCCGGATAGCACTCTTGCGACGGCCTGCGCCACGTTCCGGCACCGGGCCCACGCTGATGGCCCTGGCGGCCTAG
- a CDS encoding acyl-CoA dehydrogenase family protein yields the protein MDFTHSDRAVRLTDQVRQFVRDEIEPRDEEHAAALRESPWAVPPVVEELKQKARAAGLWNLFLPDPELGAGLSNVDYAPMAEAMGGSGWAPEVFNCNAPDTGNAEVLLHYGSTEQRQQWLRPLLDGTIRSAFCMTEPEVASSDATNMAATAVVDGEEIVLNGRKWWSTGIGHPNCKFVIFMGLTAPEAHPYQRHSMVLVPLDTPGVRIERMLTTFGYLDEPFGHGEVTFTDVRLPLDAVIAGPGRGFEIAQGRLGPGRIHHCMRAIGLAERALELACRRALSRTAFGKPLANLGGNRERIANARVAIDQARLLVLHTAWLLDTKGLAGARSEVSQIKAVVPRMTQEVLDMAIQLHGGAGLSDDFPLARAFAGIRSLRFADGPDEVHLGVIARQELRKYGTDR from the coding sequence ATGGACTTCACACATTCCGACCGAGCCGTCCGTCTCACCGATCAGGTGCGGCAGTTCGTGCGCGACGAGATCGAGCCGCGCGACGAGGAGCACGCGGCTGCCTTGCGGGAATCGCCCTGGGCGGTCCCCCCGGTGGTCGAAGAGCTCAAGCAGAAGGCGCGGGCGGCGGGTCTGTGGAACCTCTTCCTCCCCGATCCCGAGCTCGGCGCGGGGCTGAGCAACGTCGACTACGCCCCGATGGCCGAGGCGATGGGCGGCTCCGGATGGGCGCCGGAAGTGTTCAACTGCAACGCGCCCGACACCGGCAACGCCGAGGTGCTGCTGCACTACGGCAGCACCGAGCAGCGGCAGCAGTGGCTGCGGCCGCTGCTGGACGGCACGATCCGCTCGGCCTTCTGCATGACCGAACCCGAGGTCGCCTCCTCGGACGCGACCAACATGGCCGCGACCGCCGTGGTGGACGGCGAGGAGATCGTGCTCAACGGCCGCAAGTGGTGGAGCACCGGCATCGGCCATCCGAACTGCAAGTTCGTCATCTTCATGGGCCTGACCGCCCCGGAGGCACACCCCTATCAGCGGCACTCCATGGTGCTGGTCCCGCTGGACACGCCCGGCGTGCGGATCGAACGGATGCTCACCACCTTCGGCTACCTGGACGAACCCTTCGGCCACGGCGAGGTCACCTTCACCGACGTGCGCCTTCCGCTGGACGCCGTGATCGCCGGGCCGGGACGCGGCTTCGAGATCGCCCAGGGCCGCCTCGGCCCCGGCCGCATCCATCACTGCATGCGTGCCATCGGCCTGGCCGAGCGGGCACTGGAACTGGCCTGCCGTCGCGCCCTGTCCCGCACGGCGTTCGGCAAGCCGCTGGCCAATCTCGGCGGGAACCGCGAGCGCATCGCCAACGCGCGCGTCGCGATCGATCAGGCGCGGTTGCTCGTCCTGCACACCGCCTGGTTGCTGGACACCAAGGGCCTCGCCGGCGCGCGCAGCGAGGTCTCCCAGATCAAGGCGGTCGTGCCGAGGATGACCCAAGAAGTGCTCGACATGGCGATCCAATTGCACGGCGGCGCCGGGCTTTCCGACGATTTCCCGTTGGCGCGCGCGTTCGCCGGCATTCGCTCGCTGCGCTTCGCCGACGGCCCCGACGAGGTGCACCTGGGCGTGATCGCCCGCCAGGAGCTGCGCAAATACGGAACCGACCGGTGA
- a CDS encoding TetR/AcrR family transcriptional regulator — translation MTEVAVAGGRRSADDRRRQLIGIGLGMLIDRPWHQITVDAVAQEAGISRGLLFHYFPTKQDYYAQLVHAASQRFLRATGPDPDAADPLASMIANFVGYMRRRSGPLVGLLRAAGQDPVLESIMERMHDELTDRVFAALGRPARSTAERLVVRSWWAMAEDLTVQWLSRDDVDQDGLDRLLFDMLSRVLDSVDAERAAGHR, via the coding sequence ATGACCGAGGTTGCCGTGGCGGGCGGCCGCCGCTCGGCGGACGACCGGCGCAGACAACTGATCGGCATCGGTCTGGGCATGCTGATCGATCGCCCCTGGCACCAGATCACCGTCGACGCGGTCGCGCAGGAGGCGGGCATCTCGCGCGGGTTGCTGTTCCACTACTTCCCGACCAAGCAGGACTACTACGCGCAACTCGTGCACGCCGCGTCGCAGCGATTCCTGCGCGCCACCGGCCCCGATCCGGACGCGGCGGACCCGCTCGCGTCGATGATCGCCAACTTCGTGGGCTACATGCGCAGGCGCAGCGGACCACTGGTGGGGCTGCTCCGCGCCGCGGGGCAGGACCCGGTGCTCGAGTCGATCATGGAGCGGATGCACGACGAACTGACCGATCGGGTGTTCGCCGCTCTGGGCCGGCCCGCGCGCTCGACCGCCGAGCGCCTGGTGGTGCGTTCGTGGTGGGCGATGGCCGAGGACCTCACCGTGCAGTGGCTGTCCCGCGACGACGTCGACCAGGACGGGCTGGACCGGCTGCTGTTCGACATGTTGTCCCGGGTGCTCGACTCGGTGGACGCCGAACGCGCGGCCGGGCACCGGTGA
- the ilvD gene encoding dihydroxy-acid dehydratase has protein sequence MPDNSKVPDLKPRSRDVTDGLEKTAARGMLRAVGMGDADWEKPQIGVASSWNEITPCNLSLDRLAQGCKDGVFSGGGFPMQFGTISVSDGISMGHEGMHFSLVSREVIADSVETVMQAERLDGSVLLAGCDKSLPGMLMAAARLNLASVFLYAGSILPGIAKLSDGSEREVTIIDAFEAVGACARGLMSREDVAAIERAICPGEGACGGMYTANTMASAAEALGMSLPGSAAPPATDRRRDGYARRSGEAVIELIRQGITPADILTKPAFENAIAVVMAFGGSTNAVLHLLAIAHEANVDLSLDDFARIGRRVPHLADVKPFGKHVMTDVDRIGGVPVMMKALLDAGLLHGDCLTVTGRTVAENLADITPPDPDGKVIRAMAAPIHPTGGITILSGSLAPDGAVVKSAGFDSDVFAGTARVFDRERAAMDALEDGTIAAGDVVVIRYEGPKGGPGMREMLAITAAIKGAGLGKDVLLLTDGRFSGGTTGLCVGHVAPEAVDGGPIAFVRDGDPIRLDVAAGTLDLLVDADELARRRDGWAPLPPRYTRGVLAKYTKLVGSASIGAVCG, from the coding sequence ATGCCCGACAATTCGAAGGTTCCCGATCTCAAGCCGCGCAGCCGCGACGTCACCGACGGTCTGGAGAAGACCGCCGCACGCGGGATGCTGCGCGCGGTCGGCATGGGCGACGCGGACTGGGAGAAGCCGCAGATCGGCGTCGCCTCCTCGTGGAACGAGATCACTCCCTGCAATCTGTCCCTGGACCGGCTCGCCCAGGGCTGTAAGGACGGCGTCTTCTCCGGCGGCGGCTTTCCCATGCAGTTCGGCACCATCTCGGTGTCCGACGGCATCTCCATGGGCCACGAGGGGATGCACTTCTCCTTGGTTTCGCGGGAGGTGATCGCCGACAGCGTCGAGACGGTGATGCAAGCCGAGCGGCTCGACGGTTCGGTGCTGCTGGCCGGGTGCGACAAGTCGCTGCCCGGGATGCTGATGGCCGCGGCCCGGCTGAACCTGGCGAGCGTGTTCTTGTACGCGGGGTCGATCCTGCCCGGGATCGCCAAGCTCTCCGACGGCAGCGAGCGCGAGGTGACGATCATCGACGCCTTCGAAGCTGTCGGCGCCTGCGCCCGGGGGCTGATGAGCCGCGAGGACGTCGCCGCCATCGAGCGGGCGATCTGCCCGGGCGAAGGGGCGTGCGGTGGCATGTACACCGCCAACACCATGGCCAGCGCGGCGGAGGCGCTGGGCATGTCGCTGCCCGGCAGCGCGGCCCCGCCAGCGACCGACCGCCGCCGCGACGGTTACGCCCGCCGCAGCGGCGAGGCCGTGATCGAGTTGATCCGGCAGGGGATCACGCCCGCCGACATCCTCACCAAACCGGCTTTCGAGAACGCGATCGCGGTCGTCATGGCGTTCGGCGGGTCCACCAACGCCGTGCTGCATCTACTGGCCATCGCGCACGAGGCGAACGTCGATCTCTCGCTGGACGACTTCGCGCGCATCGGCCGCCGCGTTCCGCACCTCGCCGACGTCAAACCCTTCGGCAAGCACGTGATGACCGATGTGGACCGGATCGGCGGCGTGCCGGTGATGATGAAGGCTCTGCTCGACGCCGGGTTGTTGCACGGCGACTGCCTGACGGTGACGGGACGGACGGTGGCGGAGAACCTGGCCGACATCACCCCGCCGGACCCCGACGGCAAGGTGATCCGCGCGATGGCGGCACCGATCCATCCGACCGGTGGCATCACCATCCTGTCCGGTTCGCTCGCTCCGGACGGCGCCGTCGTCAAGTCGGCGGGCTTCGATTCCGACGTATTCGCCGGCACGGCACGGGTTTTCGACCGGGAACGCGCGGCGATGGACGCGCTGGAAGACGGCACGATCGCGGCGGGCGACGTGGTCGTCATCCGGTACGAGGGACCGAAAGGCGGTCCCGGAATGCGCGAGATGCTCGCCATCACCGCGGCCATCAAGGGCGCGGGCCTGGGCAAGGACGTCCTGCTGCTCACCGACGGACGGTTCTCCGGCGGCACCACCGGCCTGTGTGTCGGGCATGTCGCCCCGGAGGCCGTGGACGGCGGACCGATCGCCTTCGTGCGCGACGGTGACCCCATCCGGCTCGACGTCGCCGCGGGCACTCTCGACCTGCTGGTCGACGCCGACGAACTCGCGCGCCGCCGGGACGGCTGGGCACCACTGCCGCCTCGCTACACGCGCGGCGTCTTGGCCAAGTACACGAAACTGGTCGGCTCGGCCTCGATCGGTGCCGTCTGCGGCTGA
- a CDS encoding TetR/AcrR family transcriptional regulator, giving the protein MNARKPVEKGRRTQRELRADCHAAVIAEAAEAGVARLAMEGVARRAGVAKTSLYRHWPTVEDLLIEALAQAYPVEVPSPTGGNLRGDLLRALEQLTQWLSAPTGAAAAAVLAERQRRPDLVEALYHNVFDLRGGRFTRTVLDHYASLGQIDSALITPIVSDIGEALVIKHQIDTGRWPDERVRAAIVDQALLPALGFPPPQQKSTTK; this is encoded by the coding sequence GTGAACGCAAGAAAGCCCGTTGAGAAGGGGCGCCGGACCCAGCGCGAGTTACGCGCCGACTGTCATGCGGCCGTCATCGCCGAGGCCGCCGAGGCGGGGGTGGCGCGGTTGGCGATGGAGGGAGTCGCGCGTCGCGCGGGTGTGGCCAAGACCTCGCTCTACCGGCATTGGCCGACAGTCGAGGACTTGCTGATCGAGGCCCTGGCGCAGGCGTATCCGGTCGAAGTTCCGTCCCCCACGGGCGGCAACCTGCGCGGCGACCTGCTGCGCGCACTGGAGCAGTTGACGCAGTGGCTGTCCGCGCCGACCGGAGCAGCCGCCGCTGCCGTCCTCGCGGAACGGCAGCGGCGGCCCGACCTGGTCGAGGCGCTCTACCACAATGTCTTCGACCTGCGTGGCGGCCGATTCACCCGGACGGTGCTCGACCATTACGCGTCACTGGGGCAGATCGACTCCGCGCTGATCACACCGATCGTGAGCGATATCGGCGAGGCGCTGGTGATCAAGCATCAGATCGACACCGGACGGTGGCCCGACGAGCGCGTCCGGGCGGCCATCGTCGATCAAGCTCTCTTGCCTGCACTCGGATTCCCGCCTCCACAACAGAAGAGCACAACGAAATGA
- a CDS encoding DUF397 domain-containing protein — MEADLSDARWYKSSHSGGGNDCVEVAHLDGEMTGVRDSKNPTCAALVCTPGQWDAFTAVVADGAFDRP; from the coding sequence GTGGAGGCTGATCTTTCCGACGCCAGGTGGTACAAGAGCAGCCATAGCGGCGGCGGCAACGACTGTGTGGAGGTCGCGCACCTCGACGGGGAAATGACCGGCGTGCGGGACTCCAAGAACCCGACATGTGCGGCGCTGGTCTGCACGCCCGGCCAGTGGGATGCGTTCACCGCCGTTGTCGCGGATGGCGCGTTCGACCGCCCGTAG
- a CDS encoding ClpP family protease, with protein sequence MAHDDKTPMFSWRAREQLLSRRIVVLDGALDDDNGTLLMTQLLTLAAEDPEAGISLWIHSPGGSVPSMLAIRDVMRLVPCEVSTLALGLACSAGQFLLSSGSKGKRFALPHARVLMHQGSAGIGGTAVDVEVQADDLRYTVDTVLGIIAEDTGQPFDRIYEDSLHDRWFTAAQAKEYGFVDHIVDSFGQIVPQRQRIGISA encoded by the coding sequence ATGGCTCACGATGACAAGACCCCGATGTTCAGCTGGCGGGCGCGCGAGCAACTGCTCAGCCGCCGCATCGTCGTGCTCGACGGCGCGCTCGATGACGACAACGGCACGCTGCTGATGACCCAGCTGCTCACGCTCGCCGCCGAGGACCCCGAGGCGGGTATCTCGCTGTGGATCCATTCGCCGGGCGGATCGGTTCCCTCGATGCTCGCCATCCGCGACGTGATGCGGCTGGTGCCGTGCGAGGTCTCCACGCTCGCGCTCGGATTGGCTTGCAGTGCGGGGCAATTCCTCTTGTCGTCAGGGAGCAAAGGCAAGCGTTTCGCATTGCCGCACGCGCGGGTGCTGATGCACCAGGGATCAGCGGGCATCGGCGGCACCGCCGTGGACGTCGAGGTCCAAGCCGACGATCTGCGCTACACCGTCGACACGGTGCTCGGAATCATCGCCGAGGACACCGGCCAGCCGTTCGACCGAATCTACGAGGATTCGCTGCACGACCGCTGGTTCACCGCGGCGCAGGCCAAGGAGTACGGCTTCGTCGACCACATCGTCGACTCGTTCGGGCAGATCGTCCCCCAACGCCAGCGAATCGGGATCTCGGCATGA
- a CDS encoding lipase family protein, producing the protein MVFARGCVVVATALSVLLMPCAPAPAEPEIPAAGEPLPPEQDPFYRPPAELVAAKRPGEILAARPVVIANQLAALDAEAWQLSYRSGDSADQPLAAVATLLKPAASNSKLVSLHAAEDSTGLFCAPSYTVRRSVQAGVLDGQIDPLRSAPALLAQGWTVVVPDHQGPNAAFAHGPLAARIALDGIRAAERFGPLQLPGADTEVAMWGYSGGSIPTLHGAELRSAYAPELNVVGVVSGGTDVDLEVLSREANRGPGAGLVAAAVIGLAREEPELDAYLRANATPRGRQLLAAKDRSCVLHQAVTEPFLDIDSLVQGGLLHTPVLRAVFDRTRMGKSVPDAPVFLYHAAADWLVPIGPADALASAYCRDPSARVTYIRDHSSEHLTLNTLAESSVIAWLRERFAGVPVQNHCTTTDVGSIALGR; encoded by the coding sequence GTGGTGTTCGCACGGGGCTGCGTGGTTGTCGCAACGGCTCTTTCGGTGCTGCTCATGCCGTGCGCGCCTGCTCCGGCCGAGCCGGAGATTCCGGCGGCGGGGGAGCCCCTGCCGCCCGAGCAGGACCCCTTCTACCGGCCGCCCGCCGAGCTGGTCGCCGCCAAGCGGCCCGGCGAGATCCTTGCCGCGCGGCCGGTCGTCATCGCGAATCAGCTCGCGGCGCTGGACGCCGAGGCCTGGCAGCTCTCCTACCGGTCCGGCGACAGCGCCGACCAGCCCCTCGCCGCCGTCGCGACGCTGCTGAAACCCGCTGCCTCGAACAGCAAATTGGTATCCCTGCACGCCGCTGAGGATTCCACCGGACTGTTCTGCGCACCGTCCTACACGGTGCGCCGGTCGGTGCAGGCCGGTGTGCTCGACGGGCAGATCGATCCGCTGCGCAGTGCCCCGGCGCTGTTGGCGCAGGGCTGGACGGTCGTGGTGCCGGATCATCAAGGGCCGAACGCGGCGTTCGCCCATGGCCCGCTGGCCGCACGGATCGCGCTGGACGGCATTCGCGCCGCGGAGCGCTTCGGTCCGCTGCAACTGCCGGGAGCCGACACCGAGGTGGCGATGTGGGGATATTCCGGGGGCTCGATTCCCACACTGCACGGCGCGGAACTGCGCAGCGCCTACGCGCCGGAGCTGAACGTCGTCGGCGTGGTCTCCGGCGGCACCGACGTCGACCTCGAGGTCCTGTCGCGCGAGGCGAACCGGGGCCCGGGCGCTGGGCTGGTCGCGGCCGCTGTCATCGGCCTCGCGCGGGAGGAGCCGGAACTCGACGCTTACCTGCGGGCGAACGCGACACCGCGCGGCCGTCAGTTGCTGGCCGCGAAGGACCGCAGCTGCGTGCTGCATCAAGCCGTCACGGAACCCTTCCTCGACATCGACAGCCTGGTGCAGGGCGGCCTACTGCACACGCCGGTGCTGCGCGCGGTTTTCGACCGCACCAGGATGGGCAAGTCGGTCCCCGACGCCCCGGTCTTCCTCTACCACGCGGCCGCCGACTGGCTCGTCCCCATCGGCCCGGCCGACGCGCTCGCCTCCGCCTACTGCCGGGACCCATCCGCCCGAGTCACCTATATCCGCGACCATTCGAGCGAACACCTGACTCTCAATACGCTCGCCGAGAGCAGCGTGATCGCCTGGCTGCGCGAACGGTTCGCCGGAGTGCCGGTGCAGAACCACTGCACCACGACCGACGTCGGTTCCATCGCGCTCGGGCGATGA
- a CDS encoding alpha/beta hydrolase: MSGNPLGISLEPAAQEFVDATAQPPFLYQLPPEEGRKAVDGVQDSPIFKPEIDEEWITVEGGPTGSVRVRIVKPQGATGTLPVIVYTHGAGWVFGDAHTHDRLVRDLAVGTNAAVVFPEYDRSPDVRYPVANEQSYRVAQWVTTHGAEKGLDSSRIAIAGDSVGGNMAIALTLMAKERGDVSFVQQVLFYPVTDANFDTGSYEQFAEGYFLTREGMKWFWDQYTTSADERAQITVSPLRATTAQLAGLPPALVITAEADVLRDEGEAFAGKLRAAGVPVTQVRYGGIVHDFVMVNSLHDTHAAKAAVAQAVATLRSALYPA, encoded by the coding sequence ATGTCAGGAAACCCGCTGGGCATCTCGCTCGAACCCGCGGCGCAGGAGTTCGTCGACGCGACCGCACAGCCGCCGTTCCTCTACCAGCTCCCGCCCGAAGAGGGCCGCAAAGCGGTGGACGGCGTGCAGGACTCGCCGATCTTCAAGCCCGAGATCGACGAGGAGTGGATCACCGTCGAGGGCGGGCCGACCGGCTCGGTGCGGGTTCGGATCGTCAAGCCGCAGGGCGCTACCGGGACATTGCCGGTGATCGTCTACACCCACGGCGCGGGATGGGTGTTCGGCGACGCGCACACGCACGACCGCCTGGTGCGCGATCTCGCCGTCGGCACGAACGCGGCCGTCGTGTTCCCCGAGTACGACCGGTCTCCGGACGTGCGCTACCCGGTGGCCAACGAGCAGTCCTACCGCGTCGCCCAATGGGTCACCACCCATGGCGCCGAGAAGGGCCTCGATTCGTCCCGCATCGCGATCGCGGGCGACTCGGTCGGCGGCAACATGGCCATCGCGCTGACCCTGATGGCCAAGGAACGCGGCGATGTCTCCTTCGTTCAGCAGGTGCTGTTCTACCCGGTGACCGACGCCAATTTCGACACGGGCTCCTACGAGCAGTTCGCCGAGGGGTACTTCCTCACCCGCGAGGGCATGAAGTGGTTCTGGGATCAGTACACCACCAGTGCGGACGAGCGCGCGCAGATCACGGTGTCCCCGCTGCGCGCGACCACCGCGCAGCTGGCCGGGCTGCCGCCCGCGCTGGTCATCACCGCCGAGGCCGATGTGCTGCGCGACGAGGGCGAAGCCTTCGCGGGCAAGTTGCGCGCCGCGGGCGTGCCGGTCACCCAGGTGCGCTACGGCGGGATCGTGCACGACTTCGTGATGGTCAACTCGCTGCACGACACCCATGCCGCCAAGGCGGCGGTGGCGCAGGCCGTCGCGACTTTGCGGTCCGCCCTGTACCCCGCCTGA